One Pseudopipra pipra isolate bDixPip1 chromosome 28, bDixPip1.hap1, whole genome shotgun sequence genomic region harbors:
- the PRNP gene encoding major prion protein homolog, with amino-acid sequence MARLLLTCLLVVLLLGICTDVAFSKKGKGKPGGGTWGTGSHRQPSYPRQPGYPHNPGYPHNPGYPHNPGYPHNPGYPHNPGYPGWGQGYNPSSGGSYHNQKPWKAPKPKTNFKHVAGAAAAGAVVGGLGGYAMGRAMSGMHYRFDSPDEYRWWNENSARYPNQVYYRDYGGYVPQDVFVADCFNITVTEHSIGPAAKKNASDAGQAVNQTEVELENRVVTKVIREMCIQQYREYRLANGIRLHLADASLAALLLLVLFAMH; translated from the coding sequence ATGGCCAGGCTCCTGCTCACCTGCCTCTTGGTGGTCCTGCTCCTCGGCATCTGCACCGACGTCGCCTTCTCCAAGAAGGGCAAAGGCAAACCCGGCGGGGGCACGTGGGGCACGGGGAGCCACCGCCAGCCCAGCTACCCCCGCCAGCCCGGCTACCCCCACAACCCGGGCTACCCCCACAACCCGGGCTACCCCCACAACCCCGGCTACCCACACAACCCGGGCTACCCCCACAACCCCGGCTACCCAGGCTGGGGCCAGGGCTACAACCCCTCCAGCGGGGGCAGCTACCACAACCAGAAGCCGTGGAAAGCTCCCAAACCCAAGACCAACTTCAAGCAcgtggcgggggcggcggcggcgggcgccgtggtgggggggctggggggctacgccatgggcagggccatGTCGGGGATGCACTATCGCTTCGACAGCCCCGACGAGTACCGCTGGTGGAACGAGAACTCGGCGCGTTACCCCAACCAGGTGTATTACCGCGACTACGGCGGCTACGTCCCGCAGGACGTCTTCGTGGCCGACTGCTTCAACATCACCGTCACCGAGCACAGCATCGGCCCCGCCGCCAAGAAGAACGCCTCGGACGCGGGGCAGGCCGTGAACCAGACGGAGGTGGAGCTGGAGAACAGGGTGGTGACCAAGGTGATCCGGGAGATGTGCATCCAGCAGTACCGCGAGTACCGCCTGGCCAACGGCATCCGGCTGCACCTCGCCGACGCCTCGCTCGCCGCCCTCCTGCTCCTCGTCCTCTTCGCCATGCACTGA
- the LOC135403820 gene encoding uncharacterized protein LOC135403820, translating to MRPLDGWCWVAMLLLALFSDVAGGRRGGGGRAGGRGGGGAGGLRGGFRAVSRGGGTPGRGSKVAGAIAAGAAAGYGMGLLGRPRPSRLGHGIPAARQPPPAGGFHAASWPDVGGKRGPPSRAPRDRGGIGLALLLAFTACFVSHGLQR from the coding sequence ATGAGGCCCCTGGACGGCTGGTGCTGGGTGGCGATGCTGCTCCTCGCCCTCTTCAGCGACGTGGCCGGCGGTcgccgcgggggcggcggcagAGCCGGGGgtcgcggcggcggcggggccggggggctccgcgggggcTTCCGCGCCGTGTCCCGCGGCGGGGGCACCCCCGGGCGCGGCTCCAAGGTGGCCGGAGCCATcgcggccggggccgccgcgggCTACGGGATGGGGCTGCTGGGGCGGCCGCGCCCGTCCCGCCTCGGTCACGGCATCCCCGCGGCCCGGCAGCCCCCGCCCGCGGGCGGCTTCCACGCCGCCAGCTGGCCGGACGTGGGGGGCAAGCGGGGACCCCCCAGCCGAGCCCCCCGGGACCGCGGCGGCATCGGCCTCGCCCTGCTCTTGGCATTCACCGCCTGCTTCGTGAGCCACGGGCTGCAGCGCTGA
- the RASSF2 gene encoding ras association domain-containing protein 2: MDFGGGEDLVPCGKDKFISKNELLLHLKTYNIYYEGQNLQLRHREEEGELIVEGLLNISWGLRRPIRLQMQDDNQRIRPPPSSSSWHSGCNLGAHGSVLKPSTLPDIQVTDAEATPKEAPGNGTAPRPQTEEAPQLMRTRSDVGVRPRGSARTAGEQRRIRRHRFSINGHFYNHKTSVFTPAYGSVTNVRINSTMTTPQVLKLLLNKFKIENSAEEFALYIVHTSGEKQKLRGSDYPLIARVLQGPCEQVSKVFLMEKDQVEEVTYDVAQYIKFEMPILRSFIQKLEEEEDREVKKLMQKYTILRVMIKQRLEEISEGPTAM, from the exons ATGGATTTCGGAGGTGGAGAGGACCTGGTTCCCTGCGGGAAAGACAAATTCATCTCCAA aaatgagctgctcctgcacctcAAGACCTACAACATCTACTACGAAGGGCAGAACCTGCAGCTGCGGCACCGGGAG gaggaaggggagctcaTCGTGGAGGGGCTGCTGAACATCTCCTGGGGGCTGCGGCGCCCGATCCGCCTCCAGATGCAGGACGACAACCAGCGCATCCGCCcgcccccctcctcctcctcctggcactcTGGCTGCAACCTGGGAGCCCACGG GTCCGTGCTGAAGCCCAGCACCCTGCCCGACATCCAGGTGACGGATGCAGAGGCCACACCCAAGGAGGCTCCCGGGAATGGCACAG cccccaggccCCAGACGGAGGAGGCCCCGCAGCTGATGCGGACGCGGAGCGATGTCGGGGTGCGGCCCCGCGGCAGCGCCCGGacggccggggagcagcggCGGATCCGCCGGCACCGCTTCTCCATCAACGGGCACTTCTACAACCACAAG ACGTCCGTGTTCACTCCCGCCTACGGCTCCGTCACCAACGTGCGCATCAACAGCACCATGACCACCCCCCAGGTCCTCAAACTGCTGCTCAACAAATTCAAG ATCGAAAACTCGGCGGAGGAGTTTGCTCTGTACATCGTCCACACCAGCGGAG agaagcagaagctgcGGGGCAGTGACTACCCCCTGATCGCCCGTGTGCTGCAGGGCCCCTGCGAGCAGGTCTCCAAGGTTTTCCTCATGGAGAAGGACCAGGTGGAGGAGGTCACCTACGAC GTCGCTCAGTACATCAAGTTTGAGATGCCCATCCTCAGGAGCTTCATCcagaagctggaggaggaggaggatcgTGAAGTGAAGAAGCTGATGCAAAA ATACACCATCCTCCGGGTGATGATCaagcagaggctggaggagatCTCAGAAGGTCCGACTGCGATGTGA